A stretch of the Sulfurimonas sp. HSL-1656 genome encodes the following:
- a CDS encoding GNAT family N-acetyltransferase — protein MELREATPLDFGAIAQLVPTLDELFRVYPKGTHPFTVDQVRFLAASREELTVAVEGGKVIGFANLYNIEQGHYAFIGNVVVAKEFRGQGVGRLLVSHMTRQAFDKYDVHEVRISVFNDNTAALLLYARMHFKPYAVEERINPSGMRVGLIHMGLERSEYKA, from the coding sequence ATGGAACTACGTGAAGCTACACCACTTGACTTCGGGGCAATTGCCCAGTTGGTCCCGACTTTGGATGAACTGTTCCGTGTCTACCCAAAAGGAACACACCCCTTCACAGTCGATCAGGTCCGGTTTTTGGCTGCGTCAAGGGAAGAGCTGACTGTCGCTGTTGAAGGCGGAAAGGTGATTGGTTTTGCTAATCTATACAACATTGAGCAAGGACACTATGCCTTCATCGGCAATGTCGTTGTGGCAAAAGAGTTTCGCGGCCAGGGAGTTGGGCGTCTTTTAGTGTCACACATGACCCGGCAAGCATTCGATAAGTATGATGTTCATGAGGTAAGGATTTCGGTCTTCAACGACAACACGGCTGCCCTGTTGCTATATGCAAGAATGCACTTCAAGCCGTATGCCGTCGAAGAACGCATAAATCCTTCGGGCATGCGGGTTGGACTGATCCATATGGGGCTCGAGCGCAGTGAGTATAAAGCCTGA
- a CDS encoding LysE family translocator produces MTFYSIAGLSAAMFVLAVTPGPGVFITVSKALASGFRNTLPVIAGIVTGDLIFLLFAIFGLAAIAETFETMFLIIKYLGAGYLIWLGIRLWRTHPEKMEIAASKKHRFLSGLSITLGNPKVILFYLGFLPTFVDLNALSSLDIFSIAFIVSSILGAVMSFYAYSASRARQLFKNERTQKHMNEVAGSVMIGTGSLLLYRT; encoded by the coding sequence ATGACTTTTTACAGTATTGCAGGTTTATCTGCCGCCATGTTTGTTTTAGCCGTGACACCGGGGCCCGGAGTGTTTATTACCGTATCCAAGGCTTTGGCTTCGGGATTCAGAAATACGTTACCTGTTATCGCAGGGATTGTTACGGGTGATTTGATATTTCTTCTGTTCGCGATTTTTGGTCTTGCAGCCATAGCAGAAACATTTGAGACAATGTTTCTCATCATCAAGTATTTGGGTGCGGGGTACCTGATTTGGCTTGGGATTAGATTGTGGCGCACCCATCCGGAAAAAATGGAAATTGCCGCTTCAAAAAAGCACCGCTTTTTAAGCGGCCTCTCCATAACGCTCGGCAATCCAAAAGTCATCTTGTTCTATCTGGGATTTCTACCCACATTTGTAGACTTGAATGCATTGAGCAGTTTGGATATTTTCTCCATAGCCTTTATCGTCTCTTCCATTCTGGGTGCGGTTATGTCGTTTTATGCCTATTCGGCATCCCGTGCGAGGCAGCTCTTCAAAAACGAACGGACGCAAAAGCACATGAATGAAGTTGCCGGGAGTGTAATGATCGGCACAGGGTCACTATTGCTTTATAGAACCTGA